Proteins from a single region of Clostridia bacterium:
- a CDS encoding HAD-IA family hydrolase, protein MPDTKNLSVIFDMDGVLVDSEPVINAAAIMGLEEYGIDAKPEDFLPFIGAGEDRYIGGVAQKYGVEYKTQMKDRVYQIYLNIVPSMIKVFKGINELLTKLKTSGFKIALASSADKIKIDANLKAATISTSIFDVIVSGEDVRNKKPSPEIYLHTAELLNQETSNCVVVEDAINGIMAAKSAGMKCIAITTSFDRQTLEKECPDYIMDDISQVYDACCEIVG, encoded by the coding sequence ATGCCTGATACAAAAAATCTTTCAGTTATCTTTGATATGGATGGAGTACTGGTTGATTCTGAACCAGTGATTAATGCTGCAGCTATAATGGGGTTGGAGGAATATGGAATCGATGCAAAGCCAGAAGATTTTCTTCCTTTTATCGGAGCAGGTGAAGATAGATATATAGGTGGAGTAGCCCAAAAGTATGGGGTTGAGTATAAAACCCAAATGAAAGACAGGGTTTACCAAATCTATCTGAATATAGTACCTTCAATGATAAAGGTATTTAAAGGTATTAATGAATTATTGACTAAATTGAAAACTTCCGGGTTTAAAATTGCACTTGCAAGCAGTGCAGATAAAATAAAAATAGATGCAAACCTTAAGGCTGCAACTATTTCTACATCAATATTTGATGTTATTGTAAGCGGTGAGGATGTGCGAAACAAAAAACCCTCGCCTGAGATATATCTACATACAGCAGAACTTTTAAATCAAGAGACTAGCAACTGTGTAGTAGTTGAAGACGCGATAAATGGAATAATGGCAGCAAAATCAGCCGGAATGAAATGCATAGCTATCACAACCTCATTTGACAGACAAACACTGGAAAAAGAATGCCCGGACTATATTATGGATGATATCAGCCAAGTCTATGATGCATGCTGTGAAATTGTGGGTTGA
- a CDS encoding DnaJ domain-containing protein → MEYKDYYKILGIDKNATKDEIKKAYRKLAKKYHPDINKNNKKAEEKFKDISEAYKVLSDDEKRKKYDTFGNSYNFQDGYNFDPSQFAGAGGRRAYTYRTSTDGFSDFFNMFFGDNGIDLDNMFRGFGSTQGQNHTGFNFQTADDSYHVDKRDINAQVTLPLKQAYSGVVKKIKVRDGGGGVKSIRVKIPEGIKDGEKIRLRGQGINGGDIILNVKIEKDQKLDIQGIDLYMDLDIYPWDAALGIRTKIKTIDNENVMVNIPPGTNTGNKLRIRSKGYKDRKGNRGDLYVVTRLVNPKTISSEQKKLYMRLREEYASKK, encoded by the coding sequence ATGGAGTATAAGGATTATTATAAAATATTGGGTATTGATAAAAATGCGACAAAGGATGAGATAAAAAAAGCATATAGAAAACTTGCAAAGAAATATCATCCGGATATAAACAAGAATAATAAAAAAGCAGAAGAAAAGTTTAAGGATATAAGTGAAGCCTATAAAGTATTGAGCGATGATGAAAAGAGAAAAAAATATGATACATTTGGCAATAGCTACAATTTCCAGGATGGATATAATTTTGATCCTTCTCAATTTGCTGGTGCAGGTGGCAGGCGTGCATATACTTATAGGACTTCTACCGATGGATTTAGCGATTTTTTCAATATGTTTTTTGGCGACAATGGAATAGATTTAGATAATATGTTCAGAGGTTTTGGCAGTACACAAGGACAAAATCACACAGGCTTCAACTTTCAGACAGCCGATGATAGTTATCATGTAGATAAAAGAGATATAAATGCTCAAGTTACATTGCCCTTAAAACAAGCATACTCCGGAGTTGTTAAAAAAATTAAGGTGAGAGACGGAGGCGGGGGTGTAAAAAGTATAAGGGTTAAAATACCTGAAGGTATAAAAGATGGAGAAAAGATACGGCTGAGAGGTCAAGGTATAAATGGAGGAGACATTATATTAAATGTAAAGATTGAAAAAGATCAAAAGCTGGACATTCAAGGCATTGACCTTTATATGGATCTCGACATATATCCATGGGATGCTGCATTGGGAATCAGGACAAAGATAAAAACCATAGATAATGAAAATGTTATGGTGAATATACCGCCTGGAACAAATACAGGCAACAAGTTGAGGATTCGCTCAAAAGGCTATAAAGATAGAAAAGGGAATAGAGGAGATCTTTATGTGGTTACAAGGCTGGTTAATCCTAAGACTATTTCATCAGAACAGAAAAAGCTGTATATGAGATTAAGAGAAGAATATGCTAGCAAAAAATAA